In Solanum pennellii chromosome 7, SPENNV200, the following are encoded in one genomic region:
- the LOC107026375 gene encoding protein SMAX1-LIKE 4 encodes MRTGAGSAVQQTLTTEAASVLKLSLSLARRRGHAQVTPLHVAAILLSSRLSLLRKACLKSQQHNNYTSHHPLQCRALELCFNVALNRLPTSPGPLLHGQPCLSNALVAALKRAQAHQRRGCIEQQQQQQQQPLLAIKVELEQLILSILDDPSVSRVMREAGFSSIAIKNNIEESASSSVFPCYNNNSSGGIYTTPSSPTNTPTENSPFNNFWNSQNPILFSPHKFTSSDVKLVLDVLLRSNNKRRNSVIVGDSVTNTEGIVAQLMGKVERGDVPEELKGVHFIKFQFSDAPLMLMKREEVELNITDLKRKVESLTRGGGTRGGVIIYTGDLKWTVDSTNEKERGLFVNYSPVDHLVAEIGRLVSPNNSSSSSNAKVWLVGTANYQTYIKCQMKQPPLDIQWSLQPISVPSGGLGLSLNTTSVHEARIPFSQQMFGKKPIPSKEEQDALTCCAQCTCNYEKEAMLKFGQHKTITCDTKHSDKPSTPLPDWLKPHDMDSTNKDDLAELKGKWSRLCKNLHQGKANQRQISSVVCNEYNVNGKNYSYNSLYPWWPNQNSIITDCKSISFSDPPNVKPNHGAASTVPRFRRQQSCHIEFSFSNGNSKNESQSSVEPNLDSLKNREGKEVKITLALGNSQLSDHNVDEEMLKMLQENLPWQMENMHTIVDALMDFNTINKQKNWLLIQGNDSIGKQRLARVIAKSAYGSDDLLLCINMRNMSNHVELLNKALRNNEKLVVLLEDVDFADAELLKFLTDAYENRSSSHLFIVAIRTSDATDHCSDGREYYGTESVIQMKLVVSETSPNPGSVCVDHKRKAEWELSLPNKTKSPRNNVMEDVTSISTQKGKIMKQLNSNTLDLNIKADEVYDEGEVHEAKTEDFSPVSSDLTRDTANDQHHQNNNPSLGFLDLIKNRLVMKRDSSQDKQMREVFMFKMRRSLEEVCGSKILEKFSFDEMVLEKVLEGCGSFLNNLFDEWLKDIFQTSLQMIEEKENIVIIKLCEVVGAKDEIGFKGSCLPRGIQVSIMD; translated from the exons ATGCGAACGGGAGCGGGTAGTGCAGTTCAACAGACCCTCACAACAGAGGCTGCTTCAGTTTTGAAGCTTTCTCTTAGCTTGGCCAGGAGAAGAGGCCATGCACAGGTTACTCCTCTTCATGTTGCTGCTATTTTGTTGAGTTCTAGATTAAGTCTTCTTAGAAAAGCTTGTCTCAAATCTCAACAACATAATAATTATACTTCTCATCATCCTCTTCAGTGTAGAGCTCTTGAGTTATGTTTTAATGTGGCACTTAATAGACTTCCAACAAGTCCTGGTCCACTCCTTCATGGCCAGCCTTGTTTGTCTAATGCTTTAGTTGCTGCACTTAAAAGAGCACAAGCTCATCAGCGACGAGGCTGTATAGagcagcaacagcaacaacaacaacaacctcTTTTAGCTATTAAAGTTGAGTTAGAACAACTTATTTTGTCTATTCTAGATGATCCTAGTGTTAGTAGGGTTATGAGAGAAGCTGGTTTCTCTAGTATTGCAATTAAAAACAACATAGAGGAATCAGCTTCTTCATCGGTGTTTCCGTGTTATAATAACAATAGCTCTGGTGGAATTTACACTACACCTAGCTCACCTACTAACACTCCTACTGAGAATAGtccatttaataatttttggaaTTCACAAAACCCTATTCTCTTTTCACCTCATAAGTTTACATCATCAGATGTTAAGTTGGTGTTAGATGTGTTGTTGAGAAGTAACAACAAGAGGAGAAACAGTGTGATAGTTGGTGACTCAGTTACAAACACAGAAGGAATAGTTGCACAATTGATGGGAAAAGTGGAAAGAGGAGATGTGCCTGAGGAACTTAAAGGAGTTCACTTTATCAAATTTCAGTTCTCAGATGCACCactaatgttaatgaaaagaGAAGAAGTGGAGCTGAACATAACAGACCTGAAAAGAAAAGTGGAATCTCTTACAAGGGGTGGGGGTACTAGAGGAGGAGTCATTATCTACACAGGTGACTTGAAATGGACAGTTGATAGTACAAATGAGAAAGAAAGAGGATTGTTTGTTAATTATAGTCCAGTTGATCATCTTGTAGCTGAGATAGGAAGGCTTGTTTCTCCtaacaacagcagcagcagctCAAATGCAAAGGTTTGGTTGGTGGGTACAGCAAATTATCAAACTTATATCAAATGCCAAATGAAACAACCTCCTCTTGATATTCAATGGTCTCTTCAACCTATATCCGTTCCATCTGGTGGTCTAGGGTTAAGTCTCAATACAACAAG TGTCCATGAAGCAAGAATACCATTCTCTCAacaaatgtttgggaaaaagccAATACCTAGCAAGGAGGAACAAGATGCACTCACTTGTTGTGCACAATGCACTTGTAATTATGAAAAAGAAGCTATGTTGAAGTTTGGGCAGCACAAAACTATCACATGTGACACTAAACACTCTGACAAACCTTCAACACCGTTGCCTGATTGGCTCAAACCACATGACATGGATTCAACTAACAAG GATGATTTGGCTGAGTTGAAAGGAAAGTGGAGCAGATTGTGCAAAAATCTTCATCAAGGGAAGGCAAATCAAAGACAAATAAGTTCAGTTGTGTGCAATGAATACAATGTTAATGGGAAGAattattcatataattcattgtATCCATGGTGGCCTAATCAGAACAGTATAATAACAGATTGCAAATCAATTTCATTTAGTGATCCTCCAAATGTGAAGCCTAATCATGGAGCTGCAAGCACTGTACCAAGATTCAGAAGACAACAATCGTGCCATATCGAGTTCAGTTTCAGCAATGGGAACTCGAAAAATGAATCACAATCATCAGTTGAGCCAAACTTGGATTCTCTTAAGAACAGAGAAGGGAAAGAAGTGAAAATCACACTTGCTCTTGGGAATTCACAGCTTTCTGATCATAACGTTGATGAAGAGATGCTCAAAATGTTACAAGAGAACTTGCCTTGGCAAATGGAAAACATGCATACTATTGTTGATGCATTGATGGATTTCAACACAATCAATAAGCAGAAGAATTGGTTGTTGATTCAGGGGAATGACTCAATTGGGAAACAGAGATTGGCTCGAGTGATCGCAAAATCAGCTTATGGTTCTGATGATTTGCTGTTGTGCATCAACATGAGAAACATGTCAAATCATGTTGAATTGCTCAACAAGGCCTTAAGGAATAATGAGAAGCTTGTTGTCCTACTGGAAGATGTCGATTTTGCTGATGCAGAACTGTTGAAATTTCTTACGGATGCTTATGAAAATCGGAGCTCTAGTCATTTGTTCATCGTGGCAATCAGGACTAGCGATGCAACTGATCACTGCAGTGATGGAAGAGAGTACTATGGCACAGAGTCTGTAATCCAGATGAAACTCGTGGTAAGTGAAACAAGTCCGAATCCTGGATCAGTATGTGTTGATCATAAGCGAAAAGCTGAATGGGAATTATCTTTGCCTAACAAAACCAAGAGTCCAAGAAATAATGTGATGGAAGATGTCACCTCAATTTCTACCCAAAAAGGGAAGATAATGAAGCAATTGAACTCAAACACCCTTGACCTCAACATCAAAGCAGACGAGGTTTATGACGAGGGTGAAGTACACGAGGCCAAGACTGAGGACTTTAGCCCAGTTTCAAGTGACTTGACTCGGGATACAGCCAATGATCAACATCATCAAAACAACAATCCATCACTTGGTTTTTTGGACCTCATCAAGAACCGCCTTGTTATGAAGCGCGATTCTTCTCAAGACAAGCAAATGAGAGAGGTGTTCATGTTCAAGATGAGAAGGTCATTGGAAGAAGTATGTGGGAGTAAAATACTAGAGAAATTTTCATTTGATGAGATGGTGTTGGAGAAGGTATTGGAAGGGTGTGGTTCATTTCTCAACAACTTGTTTGATGAATGGCTAAAAGACATTTTTCAAACGAGTTTGCAAATGATTGAAGAGAAAGAGAATATTGTGATCATCAAGCTTTGTGAAGTGGTGGGAGCTAAAGATGAGATTGGTTTCAAAGGTTCATGTCTTCCAAGAGGGATTCAAGTTTCAATCATGGATTAA